In the genome of Meles meles chromosome 16, mMelMel3.1 paternal haplotype, whole genome shotgun sequence, one region contains:
- the LOC123927076 gene encoding calmodulin-binding transcription activator 1-like, whose amino-acid sequence MWRAEGKWLQKTSWKSVSQSVFCGTSTYCVLYTVPPLEDDHGNSNSSHVKIFLLKKLLECLPKCSSLPQERRRWNTNERS is encoded by the coding sequence atgtggcGCGCGGAGGGGAAATGGCTGCAGAAAACAAGCTGGAAGAGCgtttcccaaagtgtgttctGCGGAACTAGCACCTACTGTGTTCTCTACACCGTGCCACCTCTAGAAGATGATCATGGGAACAGCAATAGTAGTCATGTAAAAATCTTTTTACTGAAAAAGCTGCTTGAATGTCTGCCGAAATGTTCAAGTTTACCCCAAGAGAGGCGCCGTTGGAACACTAATGAGAGATCATGA